The following is a genomic window from Bacteroidota bacterium.
AAGCAGCTTGCAGGCTTCGAGAAAGAAACTGATGTGTACGAAGTCGGCACCGTGCTGCAAATCGGAGACGGCGTTGCGCGTGTGTACGGACTCTCGAAGGCCGTCATGAGCGAGCTTGTCGAGTTTCCACACGGCGTGTTCGGCATGGTGCTGAATCTTGAAGAGGACAATGTTGGCTGTATTCTTTTCGGCGAAAGCAGCGAAATCAAAGAGGGTGATGTCGTAAAGCGGACCGGTCGTGTCGCTTCGATACCGGTCGGAGAGGGAATGCTTGGACGCGTTATCAACTCTCTGGGGCAGCCGATTGACGATCGGGGTCCGATCAAAACAGACAAGTTGATGCATATGGAGCGCAAGGCGCTTGGCGTCATTGACCGCGCCCCCGTGAAAGAACCGCTGCAAACCGGCGTCAAAGCGGTTGACGGCATGATTCCCATCGGGCGAGGACAGCGTGAGTTGATTATCGGCGACCGGCAAACCGGGAAAACCGCGATTGCGATCGACACCATCATAAATCAGAAGTTCACACACACCGAGCAGGCGAAGGAAATCGGCGTCAAGCCGGTGTATTGTATTTATGTGGCAGTCGGGCAGAAAAGTTCGACGGTTGCGCAGGTGGTCGACAAGCTCGAGCAGGAAGGGGCAATGACATATACGACGGTCATCGCAGCAACAGCTACCGACCCTGCGCCCATGCAGTTCATCGCTCCGTATTCCGGGGCAACGCTCGGGGAATTCTTTCGCGACAGCGGCCGTCACGCGCTTGTCGTGTATGACGATCTTTCAAAACAAGCACAGGCATACAGGCAGGTTTCGCTTCTGCTGCGCCGCCCCCCGGGGCGTGAAGCATATCCCGGTGATATCTTCTATCTTCACTCCCGTTTGCTCGAACGCGCGTCGAAGCTAAACGACTCGCTCGGCGGAGGCAGCTTAACCGCTCTTCCCGTTATCGAAACGCAGGCGGGCGACGTGTCGGCATACATTCCCACAAACGTCATCTCCATTACCGACGGCCAGATTTATCTCGAGCCGAACATGTTCAATGCGGGTATTCGTCCTGCTATTAATGTCGGTATCTCTGTGTCACGCGTCGGTGGCAATGCACAAATCAAAGCCATGAAGAAAGTCGCCGGACGGTTGCGACTTGATCTCGCCCAATATCGCGAGCTTGAAGCGTTTGCCAAGTTCGGTTCCGATCTCGACAAAGCCACTATGCAACAACTCCGTCGGGGTTCACGTCTTGTCGAACTCCTGAAACAGGGACAATACGTGCCCATGGCCGTTGAGAAACAAGTTGTCTCCATTTACGCAGGAACGAACGGCTATCTCGACGAGATTCCTCTGGAACACGTTCAGCGCTACGAGAAGGAATTGCTGGAGGTGATGGAGTTGCGTCATGCCGATCTTCTTGCAGGGATTGCCGAAAAGAAGGATCTGACCGACGACATTGTCGCAAAATTGAAGGCTGTTCTTCAGGAGTTTACAAACTCGTTCAAAGTGAGTGTGAAGGTATAATGGCAACGCTACGCGAGATACGCGGACGCATTGTCGGCGTCAAGAAAACGCAGAAGATCACCAAGGCAATGAAGATGGTCGCAGCAGCGAAATTCCGGCGCGCCCAGCGCAACGTTGTTCAGGCGCGGCCCTACGCTGCAAAAATGAAACAGTTGCTGAACCACCTTCACACAAATCCCGAGGCTTCGTCACACCCGCTCATTCAGCCCCGGAACGTTAATGCGGTGGCATTGGTCATCGTCACGTCCGATCGGGGCTTTTGCGGCGCGTTCAATTCCAATCTCGTCAAAACCGCCGAGCGGCTCATCAACGCAAACTACAAGGCGCTGCATGAGCAGGGAAAGGTCAGACTCTTCTGCATCGGAAAGAAAGGGACCGACTATTTCTCCAAACGCGGACATTCCATTGCGGGCAAATACATCGGAGTGTACAGCAATCTTGTGTTCGGCGAAGCAAAAAAAATCGCAAGAGAGGTAATCGACGGTTACACGAAGGGCGAGTTCGACCGTGTCGATATCATCTGCAACGTCTTCAAATCCGCAGCACAGCAAACAACTGTGACCGAGCAATTCCTGCCGATTCCCGCGGGCGCGTTTGATGGAGATGGTGCTGATTTCGTTGACTATATCTACGAGCCTTCGGACACCGACATTGTCAATGCGTTGATTCCGAAACATCTGAACTTCCAGTTGTGGCGTCTGTTGCTCGAAAGCAATGCTGCCGAGGAAGGTGCACGCATGACTGCGATGGAGAACGCAACAACAAACGCGAACGAACTGATCAGATATCTGCAACTCTCATACAACAAAGCACGGCAGGCTGCAATTACCAGCGAGTTGTTGG
Proteins encoded in this region:
- the atpG gene encoding ATP synthase F1 subunit gamma, which encodes MATLREIRGRIVGVKKTQKITKAMKMVAAAKFRRAQRNVVQARPYAAKMKQLLNHLHTNPEASSHPLIQPRNVNAVALVIVTSDRGFCGAFNSNLVKTAERLINANYKALHEQGKVRLFCIGKKGTDYFSKRGHSIAGKYIGVYSNLVFGEAKKIAREVIDGYTKGEFDRVDIICNVFKSAAQQTTVTEQFLPIPAGAFDGDGADFVDYIYEPSDTDIVNALIPKHLNFQLWRLLLESNAAEEGARMTAMENATTNANELIRYLQLSYNKARQAAITSELLEIVGGAEALKKAG
- the atpA gene encoding F0F1 ATP synthase subunit alpha, whose translation is MMAEVRPEEVSAILRKQLAGFEKETDVYEVGTVLQIGDGVARVYGLSKAVMSELVEFPHGVFGMVLNLEEDNVGCILFGESSEIKEGDVVKRTGRVASIPVGEGMLGRVINSLGQPIDDRGPIKTDKLMHMERKALGVIDRAPVKEPLQTGVKAVDGMIPIGRGQRELIIGDRQTGKTAIAIDTIINQKFTHTEQAKEIGVKPVYCIYVAVGQKSSTVAQVVDKLEQEGAMTYTTVIAATATDPAPMQFIAPYSGATLGEFFRDSGRHALVVYDDLSKQAQAYRQVSLLLRRPPGREAYPGDIFYLHSRLLERASKLNDSLGGGSLTALPVIETQAGDVSAYIPTNVISITDGQIYLEPNMFNAGIRPAINVGISVSRVGGNAQIKAMKKVAGRLRLDLAQYRELEAFAKFGSDLDKATMQQLRRGSRLVELLKQGQYVPMAVEKQVVSIYAGTNGYLDEIPLEHVQRYEKELLEVMELRHADLLAGIAEKKDLTDDIVAKLKAVLQEFTNSFKVSVKV